The Fluviispira sanaruensis sequence TTATATCCACTCATCCATATTTCCACTATCGATAGTTTTTTTGCAGAACTTGTGCAGTGTATTTACCCAACTTGGTGGGGAAATTATAATACATTGCAAAATATTAACTCCATGCCCCCTAAACTTCAACTTATTAATGAAAATATAGTCTGCCAAGAGCTTGATAGAGCACTTACAATTTATTTTAAAAATAATTCCTTGAGCGAATTTCAAAAATTTTCCGCTATTGATTTCATTTTATCTGGCGGTTTTAAAAAAGGGTATCAAAAAAGTAAAGGAACTTTAGAAAATTTATTATCAACAATGTGCAGTGAAAATTTTCTTTCCGCTAGTGAAAAAGATATCCGAATTTCTGCACAAAATGTCCATCCTGCAACTATGTTTCTTTTATTTGATATGCATAAAATTGCTCGAGATCAATACGAAAAAAGATTGTTGAAAGGCGAATTGACCTATGCAGACAAAACCGTTTTCTTAAAAGAAAATTTAAAAAGTAATATTCCTATTCAAATTCAAGAACTGATTGTAGATGAGTATCAAGACACTAATCACATCCAACATGCAATTTTATCGCACCTAGTAAAAGAGTGCCAAGCACGTATGGTGGTTGTAGGAGATCCTAAACAAAGTATTTATGGTTTTCGCAGTGCAAGCGTCGATGTCTTCCAAAATTTAAAAAAGAATGAAGTTTGGAAACACATTGAGCTGAAAAAGAATTTCCGATCAACTGCAACCCTTTTAAACGAAATTAACAAGCTTGCAAATATTACATTTTCTTGGAATAATCCAACGCTTCCCAGTGCATTTATAAACTCATATTTTTTTAAAGAATCATTAAATAAATACATTGATGACAATCCACTTGAAGTTGGTAATTTTTCTCTACAAGCTCATGAACCCAAAGTAAATTTTCTAAATAATTCATTTGAAAATTATACTATAGATTATTCCACTTCGATTTTCTTAGTTTCAGCTTCGCTTAATAGTGAACGCTTAAGTAACTCAGAGCTTATAGCTTTATTAAATGCAGAAAAAACTTCACTAAAAGATTATGCAATCACTTATTACGCTCATTATTTAAAATCCTTCAAAGATAATTCACTCTATAATTGGTCAGATTTTGTTTTTTTATGTGAAACAAATAAAGATGCTCTCTATATAACTGAAAAGTTGAAGGCATTTAATATACCCATTAAATGCAGTGCAAAAAATGCAGAATTAAAAATAGATCTGCAAGAATTAAATGTTGCTTTGGCCTTGGCAAAATCGCTCGCGTTTGAAAGTGACTCTTATGATTTATATGAAATCATGCAAAGCTCACTCTCTCCTTATTCACATACAGAAACAGAAAATTACTTCGTACAACTTAAAAATGGCCAAAATCCTGAAAATAATATTTTAAAATTAATTCATTTTTATCAAAATATTGCAAAAGATAATTTTTACAAGGCCTGGCAACTTTTAAGGTGGAGCATCGTTGATTTACATGTTAATCAAGATTCTAAATTACAAGCGTCTGTCTTTTGTGCAAAGATGGATCCATTTGCCAAAACACTCATATCCAAACTTTCTTCCCCCTCTTTCAATTGCGCACTCCTAAAAAAGATAGATGAAAAAATAAAGAAAAATACGGCTCAAATTTTCGATTATTTTTTTCCAGATTCCATTGAAAATTGGGATATTCACGCACTCAAAAACGAAATTGATCAAACAATAGATGCACTCGAAGTCAAAACAGTCCACGCCTCTAAAGGTTTGCAATGGAAAATTGTTTGCTTTTTACCCAATAGTTCTAACGATAAAAGCGGTGGGAAATTTACTGTCGCACAGTCATCACAAACTCTCGATATTTCTTGGTTACAGGATGATGATAATTCACTCTCAGTTCTGAAAAGAATTAAAAATATTTATTTCACAGATGAAGATCACGCAATTGAATATAAAAAAGATGGTAGCTTAAGTAAAGTTCATTGGTTTGCAAAATTAAGAAATAAAGTTGAAAAAGATTTCGAACGTCAAAGAGTTTTTTACACAGCATTCACGCGTGCACAGTCTCATCTTATTTTATTTCAACCCATTCGGGGAAAGAAGAAAGGCATTCGCGATAATATCCATGAATTAAAAAGCGATGAAAAATCTATGCAAAAATTTTTGGAAATAGAGGTTTTTTTAAAATATTTAGACAGTCATTTTATGCTTAGGACTCCTGAAAAAATCAAAGGAAAAGGTTCAAGAAGTTTACCCACACCCATTCCGCCTGAACCTTGGTTTCAAGAAGATGAAAATATAGCAAAGTTATATTTATCAAAATGTCATAATATATCATACTATGAATTTGGCCCAAAATTCTACTCTTTTTATAAAAACAATTTAAAGTTACAAACTGAAATTTCAACCGACAACAAAAAAAACGAAGTTGAACAAACGTTCAAATGTATTTTAGGTCCTAAAATCGAAGCACAATCCGAAAATATTGCTTTAACAAATCCCTCAGATTCATTTTATTCACCTGAGAAAGAAGATATTCATATAATTTTGGCTCAATTAAAATTGCAAAGAATGCAAATAACGAAAGGAATTCTTTATCATGCAGCAGCTGAAAATAGAAAATCACGCAAATCTTCTGTGCTAAACTTATTAGAAAGAAACTCCTACCAAACTTTTCATGAGCTTGAAATTTGGTCTAAACGGGAAGCTAAGTTGCATTTTCTAAACTCATCGAGAAATATCCTCGATTTTCTCTCTTTTTATGACCTATCGGATTTTCTCAAGACAGGCTTTGAGTATGCTTATGATTTTGCACAAGAAAAAAGTATAAAAGTGCAGGAAGCAATCTGTGATACCTCTCCTGAGACCACACTTGCTCTGATCGTCGATTTTAAAACAGGAAAAAAAGACCTAGAGCATCTTCACCAAATTCGTAACTACATGAATATAATAAATAAAAACTCTCTTGCCCGCATTGATGTCAAATCTAAAAAAGACCGCCATTACCTTATCATGAGCGCTCTTTGCTACAATAAAAATGTCGATGAAAATGGAGATTCAAGTTGGGAGGATTTAAATTTGCCAAAGCGTCAATTGGCGACAGGAGAGACACTTTATTTGTTTAAATAGTAAACTTTTCTCTCAATAAGACCGACATATCACTTTGACCAAGGGTATAAAAAGAGTCACAATTTTGTAAAACTAGTTTTATAAGGCTTATGATGACATCAACCACTCTCTATATAGCTGAAAACCTGAATAAGCGGATTACGCCGGCACAGATGAATGCTTTTCAAAGTGTGTGTGATGAATCAAAAATTCCCCTACTGCAAAATCTTAGCAACCATGAAATCATGAACCAGCTCAAATCGAATCCTCAAGCCTTTCTTATTCTAGATGTGGATGACTTTATTTGTTTTATTAAAAAAAATAATACTTTAGTAAATGAAAACTTTATCTTAATGCCACAGGAAAAGGAGTCTTTTGAACTCGAAAGCCATAAAGATGAATTAAAGAAGATCCGTTTTATCATTGGAAATCCTCCTAACGATCTCCTTAAAATCTTTTTGACCCATATTTTTGTTTTTAAAAATTCTCCAGATAAAAAAGGAATCTGTTCCTATTTTGATAAAGAAAATAACGTTTGCTTTAAGCATGACGTTATTCACTCATCCGAAAGAAGCACACTTCAGCAAAAAGTAACAGATTTTTTCCAAGAAGAAATACAAAAAAATAAAGATAAACTTGTAGCCGGCACCAGCTCCTATGCAAAGAGCATGGGGGATATTCTAGATGAGTTTTTGATGAATGCGATATGGGATGCAAACCCCAAACGTGCTTCAACCGACAGAAGTATTCCCATAGCCTTGAGTGAAGAAGAAAAAGTAAATTTACTTTGTATTTTTGATACCTTAAACTTTATCCTCTCAGTTAGCGATCAATTTGGCACATTTTACGGTGGTGTGATCGAAAAATACATCTGTCATGCTCTCGGTTTAAAAGAACCAAGAGTCGGTATAAGCCAAAATACGGCCGGTGCTGGTCTCGGTATTTTTATGGTGATGCAAAAAATCGGGGTCCTAATCTTCGAAGTTGAAAAAGGGAAAATCACCCGAGCAACCGCTATAGCTCGCGGCGATCAAACCATGCGCGATCTGCAAAAAAAGCCAAAAACAATTTTATTTTTCGAACGGAATTAACAGAATACATTAGCAATTCACAGGTGCGCATATTTCAACTTGAGTTCCATCTGGACATCTTACATAAGCAACGACTTGATCCCAGGGTTTTGATATTGGCTTCTTAACTGCTAATGCTCAAGCTTTTATAGAGCTTTTAGAGGAAATTCTTACATTTTCAGTAACTAAATATGCAAAGAAACTTAGAGCCCCTCCTTGTCTTCCATTTGCATGACTTTTGTTCCTTTTCCAATCTTAGTTTTCCCGATCATTGCTCCACCCTTAACAACTTTTACAAAAAGCCAACTACTGAAACTGGTTTTAAATTTACACCAAAATATTTTTTATAGCTTGCAAAAAAACTGTGTATAGTTTCTTTCCATGCATCCAACTTTGAGAGGCTTTTAAACCAGTATTAGCAAGTACTTTTCGGCGGATTTTCTCTGCTTAAATTCCTCCATAGAATACTAGTAATTAATTTATAAAATATTGCAGAAAGAATTTCTGCTGGATCGTGCTTCCTTGATCGGATCTCTGGTAAAAATAGAATCATGATTTGAGAAGCACTTAAAAATTCTTTATATTCCATGATGGTACCTTTTTTGTTTTTTTTGTCGAAAACTAAGGTATCATCCTCTTAAAAATAATTAATCTCCTTTAAAAATTATGTTGGACAGCTTCTAGTACTACTTCGTTAAATCTAAGAAGTATTTAAAATAAGCTTAGGAAAGCAAGGAAAAGTATTATCACAAAATGGACAAAAAATAGTTTGAAAAATACGATTTATATATCGCCTTACAGCAGAAAATGAGATCTCAAGTTTTTTTTTATCGAATTCATTTATAAAATAATATGCTAAAAAGCATAAAGCTATATGGTGATGCAATCCTAACCACGAACGCCCTTCATAATGATCAAGACCCAATTCTTCTTTTAAAATCTGGTATCCCTGTTCAATTTTCCATCTTTTATGCATGAGTTCTATTATTTCATCTTTTGGATAAGTTTTTGAATAATTTGAAATATAATATTTTAAAACTCCATCTTTTCTTTTTTCAACTAGAAGCCATCTTTCTTTTCCAACTTTTTGCCAAGGTCTTGAAATACATTCCATAACTCTTGTAGCAACATATTCTACTTTTATATTTTCATTTTTCCGTCGGATTTGAATTATTTTGATATTACTTCCTTTTGAAAATAACTCTTCTGCTATCCTTAAAGCAGAGCGGGGCTTATATCTATTATCTACAGGATTGTCATAATCTCTAAGTTTTGTTTGTAAATTGCGTTTTCTCGGAACTACACTTTTTATTGGAATATTCTTTGACCAAAATTTCTCGTTATTTCTAATATGTCCTACAAAATTTATTTTTCTCTTATCAAGTTCATTTAGAAAATTTCTATTACACCCATAAGCTGCGTCAAAAACTAATGATTTTATTTTGAATAACTGGATGCTTTCATCAATCAAATCAAGTGCTATTCTCCACTTTTCTTTGAAGTTTCTTTCCTCTAAAGGTACTTTTACTTTATCTAATTTTTTTGAATTTTTAATCCATCCATCTGGCAAATATAGCCTTGCAGTAACTGGAAAATATATTTTATTAGAAATCGCATGTAAGGTAACAATTACTTGACAGTTAGAAATCTTACCTTGAACTCCACAATATTGTCTTGATACACCAACACTCTCATCCCCCTTTTTTGGAAGACTTGTATCATCGAGAGAAAAAATAAATTCATTCATTTTCAGTCTATTAATCATATATTTATTTAAACTTATAATAAGCTCATGAAAAGACCATTGACTTTGATTAACAAATTGCTGTAAAGACTGTTCATTTGCATTTGAAATTCTTGATGCCATTGCTCCTATAGATTTTCTCTCGCCATCTAATATCAATCCATATATGTAAGTTTTACACCAATGTACTCTATCATTTCTTTTAAAAACCGATCTAAAACCATCGATAAATTGTGAAACTTTTAATGAAAGATCTTTTATATTTGCTATTTTCATGATTCAACCTCAAAAAAATATTTCGAGGACTTAAATATAACATATTTTTAATTAACGAAGTAGTACTAGTATAATTTCATCATCACTCCATATTATGACTCATAAAAATAATAATCATGCGCAATAAGAAATCAGAATTTTAAAATATATAAAAAGCATATTGACCATTAATAATTGCATTATATTAAAAATTAGTACTGCAAATTTTGCCTTAAAATTTAATAGATAATATGTGCCACGATAATAAAAAAAAATGTCTATTTGATATTAATCAGTTTTAAAAAATGCCGACATACCAAATTAAATAAATCATGGAGGTTTTTTTGAAAACTAAAAATATTGTCATCCTTCTATCAATAACAGCGGTTATTATAATCAGTATTTTTATTTTTTTAAAAAAAGAGAAGAGAGAGCAACAATCTCAGCAAAATAATATGAACGCTATACAGAATGAGAAAAAAGTTGAAAAGGAAATCATAGACAAAGAAAAACATAAAGTTCAAGAATTCAAACAAAAAAAGTCTAATTTAAAAATCTTGTATGAAGAAAAAGGTTTTAAAAACGTTTTAATGAATGCTTCTCAACAAAAAGTTCCAAGTGAATCTCAATGGTACTTTGCAGAAAATATTTTAGCAATTGATAAAAATCATTTTAATAATTTAATGAAAGAAGTACTTTGGGAAGATGAAAATTTTTATTATGTTTCAAGTAAATCTGACAAAATTCATAATTCACCTGAACATTTCAATCCAAATTATTCTCTCGTCGTTTATGATAAAAATACTTTAACTGTTGGGGTCATAAATGGATATTTTATTATTGTTTTAAATGACAATATAACCGATAAAAAACGTTTTGAGAATCAGTATGATATTCAAATAATTTCGTCATATCCAAAAGATAGAATTCTTGTTGCGCGCGCTGTGAAAAATTCAAATATAATGAACACATTTAAAAACTTAAAAGCTCATCTGAAGGTTAAAAACATAAATATTGAGATTATAACTCAATTTCCAAAAGCAGAATAGTAATATCGAAGGAATATTGTTATGTTTAAATTTAAAGAAATATCTCTTTTTTTTATAGCATGCTTTTTAATTGCTGGCTGTGGTGATATATTTGAAAAAAATAAAACTCCAAGTTATATTCCACCAGCTCAAAAGCAACCATTAATTATTTCTTCTCTGTTCGAGCAACAATGGTATTTAAAAAATACGGGCCAAACAATGTTAAACTTTAGAGTGGCAAAAACAGGATATGATATAAATATTACTTTGCCTAACACGATCACAGGCAATAATGTAAAAGTTTTAGTTGCAGACAGTGGTGTGGATTTTAATCACCCAAATTTGCAAGATAGTATATTAGCTAACAGCTCAATTGATTTTTTAAAAAATCCAGCAGCTGAAAATATAAATCCAGTAATACAAATTGGCAAAACAGAAAAAGACACAGAATCGAATCATGGCACTAATGTTGCTGGTATTATAGCAGCGAGACCTCTTGCAAATAGTTTTACAGGAATAGCACCTAAAGCAAAAATAGGCTCTGCAAATATAGTGAGTGATTTGGAAAATAAAAATAAAGTTTCATTATTTGATCAGAGAATTAAATTATATGATTATGCTTTGAAAAAAAAGTTCAATTTCATTAATGAAAGCTTTGGTAGTTCAGGTTTATTTTATTACAACGATAGTGACAGAAGAGAAAAATATATAATAAATAATAAAATAAAAGACAATTATAAAATTGCAAATAATCCTGACGGTTTTATAATCGTAAAATCTGGCGGAAATTCCACTTGCGATTCAGAAAAAGCTTTAAATTCCAAAAATATAGATGAAGATCTTATTTATAATGGAATTGCAACTTTGACTGAACAACAGAAGCTCTATTATAAATCTTTACGCCCTGTTATGTCTCAAGTGGATTTAATCAGTTCAAACCCATATACTATTACTATTGCGAATGCTATGTCTCATGGTATCATCAATAGGTCTTCTAGTATAGGTGCTAACCTTTGGATCACTGCTTTTGGTGGCAACAACCAAAGTGCGCAAAAAAATGACCATCTCCTATCAGCAGTGCCAAAAACGGATGTCTATGAGCAAAAATATCTACCTGCAATCTTCACAACGCGCATTCATAATAATCCTTTTGATTATGATTCCATTTTTGAAACGCGTGCATTACCAGATGAAATGAAAAATAATTATACAATAAGTTTTTCAGGAACCTCTGCAGCTGCACCAATGGTCAGTGGAGTGATTGCACTTATATTAGAGACAAATCCAAACCTATCTTTGCGAGATGTAAAGTATATTTTAGCGAAGACAGCTAATTATTCTAAAGTATCCTCATTTCAACCAAAGCCATATTGTATAAAAATTCTAGAGGAAATGGCCCATTTTAATAATAATTTTAAAGATTTTTGGGATGAAGATCAATGGATAGTGAATCATTCCGCAGAAAAATTTCATTATAATAATTATTATGGTTTTGGTCTGATTGATGCAAATAAAGCGCTAGAGGAAGCGCGTAAAACAGAATATCCTAAATTTATCGGAAGAGCTGAGGAATATATTGTTGATCAAGTGTTTAATGAAGTAATCGAACCAAATAAAAGTAAAGTTTTTGAAATAAAAGTAAATAAAAATTTCAAGATAGAATCTATCCAAGTTACGCCTGTTCTTGATACTTTTCAATCCGATGGTATTGGTATCAAAATAGAATCACCATTACATACAAAAAATATATTATGATACCCTGGAAATTCATTAGTTAGCCATAATGATACTGAACTAACCTCCAAAATCTATCCATTATTTAGATATGATGAATTAATAAAGAATAATGAATTTAATTTTTCCTATTTGTCGAATGCTTTTTTTCAGGAGTCCTCCCAAGGTACATGGAAGGTGACTATTTTAAATAGCACTAAAGAAAGATACACTATTAATGCAAATCCAGATAATTATTATTTGAATGTCGAAATGAAAGGATTAAGATTTAAAATTATAGGGCAAGAAATTAAATAACACTTTGAACTTAATTAATGCTTACATCCCATACCACAGACATGCCGCATAGCTAAACGCGCAGCTTTTGCAGCAGGAGAGTCTCCCTTTGTCTTGTCAAAAGCAGAGTAATTATTTGCTATAGCACTTGCTGACTGAGCTTGAGAGTTAATGTTAAAAGCAGCGACAGCCCGATGAACAGCACGTCCACAAGTCGGGCACGTTTTTAATAGCTCGGCATTAAGTGACTGCAATGTATCGAAAAAACAACAGTCATTGACGGATTCATTTTCGGACCAAATTGTTGGTTCGTATACATAAATTGGCAAGGCTAACCTCTTTAATAAATATTTATAAATTAAAAAATGCATATGATCTCAAAATAAAATTAAAATCATAAACATGCAAAAAAATATAAATACAGAATGAATAGATGTCAATTCGTATTCTATTTTATTACATTTTTTATTTTGTTAATATCTAAAAAATTCAGATTTCAAGAATTGCTTTTCAAATAAATAAAATATAGTATACAAAGGTTATTTGTTCATTCTTTATTAACTATAAGGAAACCCTGTGCTGTATTCTAAAAAAGAAAAACTAGATCTTTATTTAAATGAGTTTATGCAATTAGAAAAAAAATTAAATAGCAATTTGTCAAACACTCTCACCTTAAATTTTAATAAGCATAGAGGTCATATTGTCTTTGCTGGACTTATCCATGGTAACGAAACAGGCTCTCTGCCCGCAATTATTAAATGTATAAATAAACTTTTACAAAAAGAACTCAGCTTTGGCGGAAAAGTTTCTTTTCTTCTAGGCAATATCGAAGCGGCTAAAAAAGACTTACGCTATGTTGAAAGCGATCTCAATCGTAGTTTTGGTGAGAGTTATAAAGGCAAATTAACACTTGAAAGGAAACGCGCTGTTGAACTCATGCCTCTCTTAAAAAGTGCAGATGTCTTTATCGATTTCCATCAAACCATAATGCCAAGCCTCAAGCCATTCTATATATTTGAAATGAATCATGACAGTTACCACTGGGCCCGTGCCGTGGGAGGAGCTTCCACTCTTGTCACACGTAAAAAAGGAGCTCCCTTTTCCCAAGCTGGAATGTGCAGCGATGAATATGTACGCAGCTTGCAAAAAATAGGCATCACCCTCGAACTTGGCGAACAAGGTTTTTCTGACTCTGCAGAAACTCTTGCTTTTTCAGTCTTAAAAAGAGCACTTAAATGTATCGATAAGGTATTTAGCAGTGGTATCTCCATTGAAAAACTCAGTCGAAAAAACAATGACTTTGAGTTCTTAACAATTTCGCATAGAGAGCCATTTGATTCACCTAAGAAATGTTTAAATGCTGGGTTTAGTAATTTTCACAAGCTTACTAAAAACATGATCGTAGGAGCCGATGAAAGACAAAATCCCTTAGAAAGCCCTAAAGATGGCTATATTTTGTTCCCAAAATACCCCAAAAGAAACAGCACTGGTGAGGCATCGATGCCCTTACCAGGGGAGATTTTCGTCATTGCAGAACCAACTCTAGAACATCCCCTCAATTGGTTAAAAGCTTAATGAGCTTGGCAAACCATGTTAAAGCTTGCAAAAAATCTATCGAAATTTAAGATGGATCGTGAAATTATTATCACTGACTGTTTTCAGATATTCTAATGTTTTATTTGAGACTTAAAGTATGTCGAATAAAATACTACGATTTCTTATCATATTTCTTTGTACTTTAGTAATTATATCATGCGGAAACAAAAGCACTTCGGTCGCACCTCAAAACCTAATTCCTTAT is a genomic window containing:
- a CDS encoding UvrD-helicase domain-containing protein gives rise to the protein MAELTLEQKSCIEFFPKKSEPQRHLIIEAGAGAGKTQVLTERIFWLLNHKNPSITVNPSKLFVVTFSKDAAKEIAERVEKKLLREQKSEDLYPLIHISTIDSFFAELVQCIYPTWWGNYNTLQNINSMPPKLQLINENIVCQELDRALTIYFKNNSLSEFQKFSAIDFILSGGFKKGYQKSKGTLENLLSTMCSENFLSASEKDIRISAQNVHPATMFLLFDMHKIARDQYEKRLLKGELTYADKTVFLKENLKSNIPIQIQELIVDEYQDTNHIQHAILSHLVKECQARMVVVGDPKQSIYGFRSASVDVFQNLKKNEVWKHIELKKNFRSTATLLNEINKLANITFSWNNPTLPSAFINSYFFKESLNKYIDDNPLEVGNFSLQAHEPKVNFLNNSFENYTIDYSTSIFLVSASLNSERLSNSELIALLNAEKTSLKDYAITYYAHYLKSFKDNSLYNWSDFVFLCETNKDALYITEKLKAFNIPIKCSAKNAELKIDLQELNVALALAKSLAFESDSYDLYEIMQSSLSPYSHTETENYFVQLKNGQNPENNILKLIHFYQNIAKDNFYKAWQLLRWSIVDLHVNQDSKLQASVFCAKMDPFAKTLISKLSSPSFNCALLKKIDEKIKKNTAQIFDYFFPDSIENWDIHALKNEIDQTIDALEVKTVHASKGLQWKIVCFLPNSSNDKSGGKFTVAQSSQTLDISWLQDDDNSLSVLKRIKNIYFTDEDHAIEYKKDGSLSKVHWFAKLRNKVEKDFERQRVFYTAFTRAQSHLILFQPIRGKKKGIRDNIHELKSDEKSMQKFLEIEVFLKYLDSHFMLRTPEKIKGKGSRSLPTPIPPEPWFQEDENIAKLYLSKCHNISYYEFGPKFYSFYKNNLKLQTEISTDNKKNEVEQTFKCILGPKIEAQSENIALTNPSDSFYSPEKEDIHIILAQLKLQRMQITKGILYHAAAENRKSRKSSVLNLLERNSYQTFHELEIWSKREAKLHFLNSSRNILDFLSFYDLSDFLKTGFEYAYDFAQEKSIKVQEAICDTSPETTLALIVDFKTGKKDLEHLHQIRNYMNIINKNSLARIDVKSKKDRHYLIMSALCYNKNVDENGDSSWEDLNLPKRQLATGETLYLFK
- a CDS encoding IS701 family transposase; amino-acid sequence: MKIANIKDLSLKVSQFIDGFRSVFKRNDRVHWCKTYIYGLILDGERKSIGAMASRISNANEQSLQQFVNQSQWSFHELIISLNKYMINRLKMNEFIFSLDDTSLPKKGDESVGVSRQYCGVQGKISNCQVIVTLHAISNKIYFPVTARLYLPDGWIKNSKKLDKVKVPLEERNFKEKWRIALDLIDESIQLFKIKSLVFDAAYGCNRNFLNELDKRKINFVGHIRNNEKFWSKNIPIKSVVPRKRNLQTKLRDYDNPVDNRYKPRSALRIAEELFSKGSNIKIIQIRRKNENIKVEYVATRVMECISRPWQKVGKERWLLVEKRKDGVLKYYISNYSKTYPKDEIIELMHKRWKIEQGYQILKEELGLDHYEGRSWLGLHHHIALCFLAYYFINEFDKKKLEISFSAVRRYINRIFQTIFCPFCDNTFPCFPKLILNTS
- a CDS encoding S8 family serine peptidase; protein product: MFKFKEISLFFIACFLIAGCGDIFEKNKTPSYIPPAQKQPLIISSLFEQQWYLKNTGQTMLNFRVAKTGYDINITLPNTITGNNVKVLVADSGVDFNHPNLQDSILANSSIDFLKNPAAENINPVIQIGKTEKDTESNHGTNVAGIIAARPLANSFTGIAPKAKIGSANIVSDLENKNKVSLFDQRIKLYDYALKKKFNFINESFGSSGLFYYNDSDRREKYIINNKIKDNYKIANNPDGFIIVKSGGNSTCDSEKALNSKNIDEDLIYNGIATLTEQQKLYYKSLRPVMSQVDLISSNPYTITIANAMSHGIINRSSSIGANLWITAFGGNNQSAQKNDHLLSAVPKTDVYEQKYLPAIFTTRIHNNPFDYDSIFETRALPDEMKNNYTISFSGTSAAAPMVSGVIALILETNPNLSLRDVKYILAKTANYSKVSSFQPKPYCIKILEEMAHFNNNFKDFWDEDQWIVNHSAEKFHYNNYYGFGLIDANKALEEARKTEYPKFIGRAEEYIVDQVFNEVIEPNKSKVFEIKVNKNFKIESIQVTPVLDTFQSDGIGIKIESPLHTKNIL
- a CDS encoding FmdB family zinc ribbon protein, whose amino-acid sequence is MPIYVYEPTIWSENESVNDCCFFDTLQSLNAELLKTCPTCGRAVHRAVAAFNINSQAQSASAIANNYSAFDKTKGDSPAAKAARLAMRHVCGMGCKH
- a CDS encoding succinylglutamate desuccinylase/aspartoacylase domain-containing protein, which translates into the protein MLYSKKEKLDLYLNEFMQLEKKLNSNLSNTLTLNFNKHRGHIVFAGLIHGNETGSLPAIIKCINKLLQKELSFGGKVSFLLGNIEAAKKDLRYVESDLNRSFGESYKGKLTLERKRAVELMPLLKSADVFIDFHQTIMPSLKPFYIFEMNHDSYHWARAVGGASTLVTRKKGAPFSQAGMCSDEYVRSLQKIGITLELGEQGFSDSAETLAFSVLKRALKCIDKVFSSGISIEKLSRKNNDFEFLTISHREPFDSPKKCLNAGFSNFHKLTKNMIVGADERQNPLESPKDGYILFPKYPKRNSTGEASMPLPGEIFVIAEPTLEHPLNWLKA